The following proteins come from a genomic window of Miscanthus floridulus cultivar M001 chromosome 2, ASM1932011v1, whole genome shotgun sequence:
- the LOC136539668 gene encoding copper transporter 5.1-like, translated as MMHMTFYWGKSATILFDGWRTSTWAGYLLSLVALLLAAAFFQYLEALRVRMKLVAGGEGGGAKAKAASSIPPPASSDPRTPLLAPAFAAGRWPARVAVAAMFGVNSGLGYLLMLAVMSFNGGVLIAVVVGLALGYLAFRSSDGEDLVVVDNPCACA; from the coding sequence ATGATGCACATGACCTTCTACTGGGGCAAGTCGGCCACGATCCTATTCGACGGCTGGCGCACCTCCACGTGGGCCGGCTACCTCCTCTCCCTCGTGGCCCTGCTCCTCGCCGCCGCCTTCTTCCAGTACCTCGAGGCCCTGCGGGTCCGCATGAAGCTCGTCGCGGGAGGAGAAGGAGGCGGCGCTAAGGCtaaggcagcctcctccatccCGCCACCCGCCAGCTCCGACCCGCGGACGCCGCTCCTCGCGCCCGCCTTCGCGGCCGGGCGCTGGCCGGCGCGTGTGGCCGTGGCCGCGATGTTCGGGGTCAACTCCGGCCTCGGCTACCTGCTCATGCTCGCCGTCATGTCGTTCAACGGCGGCGTGCTCATCGCCGTCGTCGTGGGCCTCGCGCTCGGGTACCTCGCGTTCCGCAGCAGCGACGGCGAGGATCTCGTCGTCGTCGACAACCCCTGCGCCTGCGCCTAA